In Tenrec ecaudatus isolate mTenEca1 chromosome 4, mTenEca1.hap1, whole genome shotgun sequence, a single window of DNA contains:
- the LOC142445947 gene encoding upstream-binding factor 1-like protein 1, which yields MPLPTGQDRWSGADIQTLLERIKNDVPPNDNKSFRKTLKTMNWERVAFKDFSGEMCKHKWLEISDNLRKSRTLTELVLEAQQHAQNPLRKKEVMKHPDLPKKPLSAYIRFYKENHSQYTQRYPKLSSVELTKLLAKKYKELPEEVKQKYRQDFQEEKKIYKEKLSQFKLSQLKPTTHLKHTSKRNHVPKRPQLQMTAQGNRKERKSSLETDHLSMHMTVCGEPKKPPMNGYHKFYQDLWSSEKLKHVPPRERMVEIGRLWQPIPQSQKDHYKKLAQAVQKQYKIDLALWLKSLSPQSYAAFRKAGYGKGKEMSMLGSPTPTFKRLSPEALESASVKRMKGEPEHKQGVLVPARDSSTTSSAG from the coding sequence ATGCCCCTGCCAACAGGCCAAGACCGCTGGTCGGGAGCAGACATCCAGACGCTGCTGGAGCGCATAAAGAACGATGTCCCACCGAATGACAACAAGTCTTTCCGCAAAACCCTGAAGACCATGAACTGGGAAAGGGTAGCTTTCAAAGACTTTTCTGGGGAAATGTGCAAACACAAATGGTTGGAGATTTCTGACAACCTGAGGAAGTCGCGGACTTTGACAGAATTAGTCCTAGAAGCTCAGCAACATGCTCAAAACCCCTTGAGGAAGAAAGAGGTGATGAAGCATCCAGACTTACCCAAGAAGCCCTTGTCGGCTTATATCCGTTTCTACAAGGAGAATCATTCCCAGTATACTCAACGGTACCCTAAGCTAAGCAGCGTGGAGTTGACTAAACTTCTAGCGAAGAAATATAAAGAGCTTCCAGAAGAAGTGAAGCAGAAATATCGTCAAGATTtccaagaggagaaaaaaatatataaagagaaGCTGTCTCAGTTCAAGCTGTCTCAACTCAAACCAACAACTCATCTGAAGCACACTTCCAAAAGAAATCATGTCCCCAAGAGGCCACAGCTTCAAATGACTGCTCaaggaaataggaaagaaagGAAGTCCTCTCTGGAAACAGATCACCTCTCCATGCACATGACAGTCTGTGGAGAGCCCAAGAAGCCCCCTATGAATGGATACCACAAATTCTACCAGGATTTGTGGTCCAGTGAGAAGCTGAAACATGTGCCACCCAGGGAGCGCATGGTGGAGATTGGCAGGCTCTGGCAGCCTATCCCCCAGAGCCAGAAGGACCACTATAAGAAGCTGGCTCAGGCCGTGCAGAAACAGTATAAGATAGACCTAGCTCTCTGGCTGAAGAGCCTCTCTCCTCAGTCATACGCAGCATTCAGAAAGGCAGGCTATGGGAAGGGTAAGGAAATGAGCATGTTAGGAAGCCCAACCCCCACATTTAAAAGGCTGTCTCCAGAGGCTCTGGAGTCTGCATCAGTGAAGAGGATGAAAGGGGAGCCTGAACACAAGCAGGGAGTGCTGGTTCCAGCCAGAGATTCATCCACCACCTCCAGTGCGGGTTGA